One stretch of Dokdonia sp. Hel_I_53 DNA includes these proteins:
- a CDS encoding GTPase: protein MIKKFLFVYNANSGKHNALLDVGHKLLSPSTYNCNLCSLTHGILKEKKEWLRFRESVSIPFEFLHKDEFLKKYNSKWLPKYSFPILLIQRAEEIEVGITTEKMNALDSIDKLIDEVKKLI from the coding sequence GTGATTAAAAAATTCCTCTTTGTTTATAATGCAAATTCAGGAAAGCACAATGCTTTGCTAGATGTGGGGCATAAACTTTTGAGTCCTTCAACTTATAATTGTAATCTGTGTAGTCTAACACATGGCATTTTAAAAGAGAAGAAAGAGTGGTTACGCTTTCGCGAAAGCGTAAGTATCCCATTTGAATTTTTACATAAGGATGAGTTCTTAAAGAAATATAATTCTAAGTGGTTGCCTAAGTATAGTTTTCCAATCCTTTTAATTCAACGAGCTGAAGAGATAGAAGTAGGAATAACAACTGAAAAAATGAATGCTTTAGATTCTATAGACAAACTAATTGATGAGGTAAAGAAATTGATTTAA
- the gldC gene encoding gliding motility protein GldC gives MAVAHKSDIKIAIELDENRVPEKMAWTARDGGVANEEAKAMLLSLWDHNQKESVRIDLWTKDMPVDEMQIFFHQTLVGMTDSFRRATNDDKMADTMKDFCDYFAKHLDLEKKK, from the coding sequence ATGGCAGTAGCACATAAATCTGATATAAAAATTGCAATAGAGCTAGATGAAAATCGAGTTCCAGAAAAAATGGCTTGGACAGCTCGTGATGGAGGCGTTGCAAATGAGGAAGCCAAAGCGATGTTATTATCCTTATGGGATCACAATCAAAAAGAATCTGTGCGTATTGATTTGTGGACAAAAGATATGCCTGTAGATGAAATGCAAATTTTCTTCCACCAGACACTCGTTGGGATGACAGATTCTTTTCGTAGAGCAACTAACGATGATAAAATGGCAGACACGATGAAAGATTTTTGCGATTACTTCGCTAAGCATCTTGATCTAGAAAAGAAAAAGTGA
- the gldB gene encoding gliding motility lipoprotein GldB — translation MKNLLMLFLLSVFFLGCAEEVKIPSEIENQPVDMEVVRFDKEFAAATNSDLSELTTRYPYLFSKKYPDEYWYQKFKDTIQLELNTEVLKEFPDFKEEKESLQDLFKHITYYYPQVTVPKIITITSEVDYRNKVVLADSLLVIALDTYLGAEHHFYTGIPRFQSKNFRKEQIDVDVAAIFVKGVVSKPKNIEFLSEMIYEGKKLFAMKRLLTLKPEYEIMGYTKEELNFAQQNERNIWEYFIKKELLYSTDRKLLSRFMNPAPFSKFYLEFDNETPGRIARFIGFEIVKSYMENNDVPLKTMLIQDAATIFAAAKYKP, via the coding sequence ATGAAGAATCTACTTATGCTGTTTTTACTTTCTGTGTTCTTTTTGGGATGTGCAGAAGAAGTTAAAATCCCATCAGAAATTGAAAATCAACCTGTAGATATGGAGGTAGTCAGATTTGATAAAGAATTTGCTGCAGCAACAAATAGCGATCTGTCGGAGTTGACCACTCGCTACCCCTACCTTTTTTCAAAAAAATATCCAGATGAGTATTGGTATCAAAAATTTAAGGATACTATCCAGCTAGAGTTAAACACAGAAGTTCTAAAGGAGTTTCCAGATTTTAAAGAGGAAAAAGAATCTTTACAAGACTTATTTAAACATATTACGTACTATTATCCTCAGGTGACAGTTCCAAAAATAATAACGATAACCTCAGAGGTAGACTATCGTAATAAGGTCGTACTTGCAGATAGTCTACTGGTAATAGCACTAGATACATATTTGGGAGCAGAACATCATTTCTATACAGGCATCCCAAGATTTCAATCAAAAAACTTTAGAAAGGAACAAATTGATGTAGATGTGGCTGCCATATTTGTAAAAGGTGTAGTTTCAAAACCAAAGAATATCGAATTTCTATCTGAAATGATCTACGAAGGTAAAAAGCTTTTTGCAATGAAAAGATTACTCACTTTAAAGCCAGAGTATGAGATAATGGGTTACACAAAAGAAGAACTAAACTTTGCCCAACAGAACGAAAGAAATATATGGGAATATTTTATTAAAAAAGAATTGCTTTATAGTACAGATCGCAAACTCTTGAGTAGATTTATGAACCCAGCGCCTTTTTCAAAGTTTTATTTAGAATTTGATAACGAAACTCCAGGGCGTATTGCTAGGTTTATTGGGTTTGAGATTGTAAAGTCTTATATGGAAAATAACGATGTTCCACTTAAAACAATGCTCATTCAAGATGCAGCCACTATCTTTGCAGCGGCAAAATATAAACCGTAA
- the nadE gene encoding NAD(+) synthase: MQTQKVVDHIVNWLKDYATNARMSGFVIGISGGVDSALTSTLCAKTGLRVLCIEMPIHQDERQVSRAKEHINQLKKRFANVTNLEVNLTETFEELKKALPIVENSEQLNLSLANTRARLRMSTLYYFAGLHKYLVAGTGNKVEDFGVGFYTKYGDGGVDLSPIADLMKSDVFKLASAVGVPESILNAAPTDGLWGDDRTDEDQIGASYDQLEWAMLQDENGHTANDFNGEQARVFKLYKKLNTANLHKMNPIPVCKIPVNLKK, translated from the coding sequence ATGCAAACTCAAAAAGTAGTTGATCACATTGTTAACTGGCTAAAAGATTATGCCACAAATGCTCGCATGTCTGGGTTTGTTATAGGTATAAGTGGCGGTGTAGATAGTGCTCTTACCTCTACTCTTTGTGCAAAAACTGGCTTACGAGTTCTTTGTATAGAAATGCCTATACATCAGGATGAGCGTCAAGTATCGAGAGCAAAGGAGCACATCAATCAACTCAAAAAAAGATTTGCAAATGTGACAAATCTTGAAGTGAATCTTACAGAAACCTTTGAAGAACTAAAAAAGGCATTGCCTATAGTAGAAAATAGCGAGCAGCTTAATTTAAGTCTCGCAAATACACGTGCAAGATTACGTATGAGCACTCTTTATTATTTTGCAGGATTACATAAGTATTTAGTTGCTGGAACTGGTAATAAGGTGGAAGATTTCGGCGTAGGCTTTTATACAAAATATGGAGATGGAGGTGTAGATTTAAGTCCTATTGCAGACCTTATGAAGTCTGATGTTTTCAAACTAGCTTCAGCAGTGGGTGTGCCAGAAAGTATTCTAAATGCGGCTCCAACGGATGGCCTTTGGGGGGACGATCGCACAGATGAGGATCAAATAGGTGCGTCATATGATCAATTAGAATGGGCAATGCTCCAAGATGAAAATGGTCATACAGCAAATGATTTTAATGGTGAGCAAGCTAGAGTTTTTAAATTATACAAAAAATTAAACACGGCAAACCTCCATAAAATGAATCCTATCCCTGTTTGTAAAATACCCGTTAATCTTAAGAAGTGA
- a CDS encoding response regulator — protein MNKVLIADHHPITRKGISSILLAEGNFEVIGSVQDGNDLLETLNSKEVDLLILEIDIPNLNSITALKAIKREFPNIKILVLSCHPEEMYALSSIKYGAAGYVSKTASIQRVLDAINQVQRGGIYINESLSKQLVSEGNAGQGLAYKYKKLSSREIEVLNLLSNGKRNKEIAHELNINEKTVSTYKMRLLKKLEAQNVAELIKHARLLQSSHV, from the coding sequence ATGAACAAAGTCTTAATTGCAGACCACCATCCAATTACTAGAAAAGGAATATCATCAATACTCCTAGCTGAAGGTAATTTCGAAGTCATTGGCTCCGTGCAAGATGGTAATGATCTTTTAGAGACATTAAACTCAAAAGAGGTTGATTTACTTATTCTAGAAATTGATATACCTAACCTCAACAGTATTACAGCTCTAAAGGCTATAAAACGTGAATTTCCTAACATTAAAATATTAGTATTAAGCTGCCATCCAGAAGAGATGTATGCATTAAGTTCTATAAAATATGGGGCAGCTGGCTATGTAAGCAAAACAGCTTCTATACAAAGAGTTCTTGATGCTATTAATCAAGTTCAACGCGGTGGAATCTATATTAATGAATCCTTGAGCAAGCAATTAGTTAGTGAAGGTAACGCTGGACAAGGGCTCGCTTATAAATACAAAAAACTATCCAGCAGAGAAATTGAGGTTCTTAATTTGTTATCTAATGGAAAACGCAACAAAGAGATTGCCCACGAACTCAATATTAACGAGAAAACAGTGAGCACTTATAAAATGAGACTTCTCAAAAAGCTCGAAGCACAAAACGTAGCAGAACTCATTAAACATGCACGTTTGCTACAAAGCAGCCACGTTTAG
- the dnaG gene encoding DNA primase: MISKETIAKVFETARVEEVIGDFVNLKKSGSNFKGLSPFTDERSPSFMVSPVKQIWKDFSSGKGGSAVSFIMEHEHFTYPEAIKYLAKKYNIEVEETEQTDEQKEQANERESMYLVSEYARDYFHKTLLQTEQGKAIGLSYFKERGFTDETIEKFELGYNLDQWDAFTGEALRKGYKLEFLEKTGLSIVKEEKQFDRFKGRVMFPIHSMSGRVLGFGGRILDSSKKAAKYLNSPESDIYHKSKVLYGIYYAKQAIAKEDNCYLVEGYTDVIQMHQSGIENVVSSSGTALTADQIRLVNRLTKNITVLFDGDAAGERAAIRGIDLILEQGMNVKVCSFPEGEDPDSFARKHSRDEILDYFKENAQDFIQFKANLLVKEAAGDPVKKAGTVRDMVESISKIPDAIKQEIYIQECARIMDISENVLYNTLAQILNKNRKESSKKAPIKATGEMSVVANEAVSRSEKINVLYELERKLIEALLLYGHKEEDFEDLVMTEDDHGNVKLEPVVHTSKVFEKIYLDLQDDEVEFTNDLFKTLYAKIVERLHADPNFQVQNFINELAPEEASEISNIILNDEKYELHRWDTREVYVRKKDTSISQFVSETVLSLRKYLITQKIKDLMEQTQNSSENNDIIKDILDYQSLNTLLGNKLGRVLSV, from the coding sequence TTGATAAGTAAAGAAACCATAGCTAAAGTATTTGAAACTGCTCGAGTAGAGGAGGTAATAGGTGACTTTGTTAATCTTAAAAAATCTGGCTCTAATTTTAAGGGACTCTCTCCCTTTACAGATGAAAGGTCACCAAGTTTTATGGTATCACCTGTAAAACAAATTTGGAAAGATTTTTCAAGTGGAAAAGGTGGTTCTGCGGTTTCGTTTATAATGGAACATGAGCATTTTACGTATCCAGAAGCAATAAAATATCTTGCTAAGAAGTATAATATTGAGGTAGAAGAAACTGAGCAAACAGACGAGCAAAAAGAGCAGGCAAACGAGCGGGAAAGTATGTATCTCGTAAGTGAGTATGCACGAGATTATTTTCATAAAACGTTACTTCAAACTGAGCAGGGAAAAGCGATAGGTCTCTCCTATTTTAAAGAGCGAGGCTTTACAGATGAAACTATAGAAAAATTTGAGCTCGGATATAATCTTGATCAATGGGATGCATTTACTGGAGAGGCTCTTCGTAAAGGATACAAATTAGAATTCTTAGAAAAAACGGGACTTTCCATAGTAAAAGAAGAGAAACAATTTGACCGATTTAAAGGAAGAGTGATGTTTCCAATACATTCCATGAGTGGCCGTGTCTTAGGTTTTGGTGGGCGAATATTGGATAGCAGTAAAAAAGCGGCAAAATATCTTAACTCTCCAGAGAGTGATATTTATCACAAGAGTAAAGTGCTCTATGGTATTTATTATGCAAAACAAGCGATAGCAAAGGAAGACAATTGCTACCTCGTTGAAGGGTATACAGATGTGATTCAAATGCATCAATCTGGAATCGAAAATGTTGTTTCTTCATCAGGAACAGCGCTTACAGCAGATCAAATACGATTAGTAAATAGACTTACAAAGAATATTACGGTACTCTTTGATGGTGATGCCGCAGGAGAGCGTGCTGCCATAAGAGGTATTGACCTTATTCTAGAGCAGGGGATGAACGTCAAAGTGTGTTCTTTTCCAGAAGGAGAAGATCCAGATTCATTTGCTCGAAAACATTCTAGAGATGAAATTCTCGACTATTTTAAGGAGAACGCTCAAGATTTTATTCAGTTCAAAGCAAACTTACTTGTAAAGGAAGCCGCTGGAGATCCAGTAAAAAAAGCTGGAACTGTGCGAGATATGGTAGAGAGTATTTCAAAAATACCCGATGCTATTAAACAAGAGATTTATATCCAAGAGTGTGCTAGAATAATGGATATTTCTGAAAATGTGTTGTATAATACTCTTGCTCAGATTTTAAATAAAAACAGAAAAGAGTCCTCAAAAAAAGCTCCAATTAAAGCTACAGGTGAAATGTCTGTAGTTGCAAACGAAGCTGTTTCTAGGTCAGAAAAAATAAATGTTCTTTATGAGTTAGAACGGAAACTTATCGAAGCATTACTACTTTACGGTCATAAGGAAGAAGATTTTGAAGACCTCGTTATGACGGAAGATGATCATGGCAACGTAAAACTTGAGCCAGTTGTGCATACATCAAAAGTTTTTGAAAAAATATATCTAGACCTACAAGATGATGAGGTAGAGTTTACAAATGATCTTTTCAAGACACTATACGCAAAAATCGTGGAGCGATTGCATGCAGACCCTAACTTTCAAGTTCAAAATTTCATCAATGAGTTAGCGCCTGAAGAAGCATCAGAAATCTCAAATATTATTCTCAACGATGAGAAGTATGAATTGCATCGCTGGGATACTAGAGAAGTGTATGTCCGTAAAAAAGATACCTCTATATCACAGTTTGTTTCAGAGACAGTGTTAAGTTTGAGAAAATACCTGATAACACAAAAGATAAAGGATTTAATGGAGCAAACTCAAAACAGCTCTGAAAATAATGATATTATCAAAGACATTCTCGATTATCAATCTCTCAATACGCTGTTAGGAAATAAATTAGGAAGGGTTTTATCAGTCTAA
- a CDS encoding RNA polymerase sigma factor codes for MKVIQFNTEKQLIKKSIKGHRDAQHKLYEKHAPKMLSVCRYYIKDVHQAEEAMCNGFLKVFTKLESFNDEGSFEGWIRKIMVRESISYLRTVKKLYFSEDGEVESSEAINNIQTDFEVAHLQELIDKLPEGYRVVFVMYAIEGYKHQEIAKTLGISESTSKSQLFKARKRLQLQLDKELNTSLQGI; via the coding sequence ATGAAGGTCATACAGTTTAATACAGAAAAGCAACTCATAAAGAAGTCTATTAAAGGCCACAGAGATGCTCAGCATAAACTTTATGAGAAGCATGCGCCTAAAATGTTAAGTGTATGTCGCTATTACATTAAAGATGTACATCAGGCAGAAGAAGCCATGTGTAACGGATTTTTAAAGGTTTTTACAAAACTAGAGTCTTTTAATGATGAGGGTAGTTTTGAGGGATGGATAAGAAAGATAATGGTAAGGGAGAGTATATCTTATCTACGCACTGTAAAAAAATTATATTTTTCTGAGGATGGGGAAGTTGAAAGTAGTGAAGCGATAAATAATATACAAACAGATTTTGAGGTTGCTCATCTTCAAGAATTAATAGATAAGTTACCAGAAGGGTATAGAGTAGTTTTTGTGATGTATGCTATTGAAGGTTATAAACATCAAGAGATTGCAAAAACACTGGGTATAAGTGAGAGCACATCAAAGAGCCAACTGTTTAAAGCACGAAAGCGATTACAACTGCAACTGGACAAAGAATTAAATACTAGCCTGCAAGGCATTTAA
- the rsmG gene encoding 16S rRNA (guanine(527)-N(7))-methyltransferase RsmG: MEIITKYFPDLTDTQVEQFLKLKDLYQDWNLKINVVSRKDIDEIYMRHVLHSLGIAKVQRFNPGSKILDVGTGGGFPGVPLAILHPECDFHLVDSIGKKIKVVNEVVEGLGLTNVKTTNDRVENVPGQYDFIVSRAVAQMETFVRWVKGHIAKKSTHELKNGILYLKGGDLTEELQKYTTAKIYELPSFFEEDFFETKKVVHLPMKYKG, translated from the coding sequence ATGGAAATCATTACAAAATACTTCCCAGATCTCACAGATACTCAAGTCGAGCAATTTTTGAAACTTAAAGACTTGTATCAAGACTGGAATCTTAAAATCAATGTAGTAAGCCGCAAAGACATTGATGAAATTTATATGCGTCACGTACTTCATTCTTTAGGTATTGCAAAAGTCCAACGTTTTAATCCAGGGTCAAAAATTTTAGATGTGGGAACCGGTGGTGGTTTTCCAGGTGTACCACTCGCTATATTACATCCAGAATGCGATTTTCATTTAGTTGACAGTATCGGTAAAAAAATTAAAGTCGTAAATGAAGTTGTGGAAGGTCTCGGTCTCACTAATGTGAAAACCACTAATGATCGAGTAGAAAATGTTCCCGGTCAGTATGACTTTATCGTTTCAAGGGCTGTAGCCCAGATGGAAACTTTTGTAAGATGGGTAAAAGGACATATCGCAAAAAAATCTACTCATGAATTAAAAAATGGAATCCTTTACCTTAAGGGTGGTGATCTTACAGAAGAATTACAAAAATATACGACTGCAAAAATTTATGAACTTCCTTCATTTTTTGAGGAAGACTTTTTTGAAACAAAAAAGGTCGTTCATCTCCCCATGAAATATAAAGGATAA
- a CDS encoding fatty acid desaturase family protein — MDTTTIKFSRTDSAKFFRTLNKRVNSYFKDNNIKRTGNWKLYVKAIFMFAIYLVPYFLFLTLDMPGWLQLLLTILMGVGMAGIGMNVMHDGNHGSFSSKKWVNKLMGSSIYILAGNVYNWQVQHNVLHHTYTNIHGHDEDMEAGRVLRFSKHGKWHWMHKFQHYYSIFLYGLLTFNWALTTDFFQMKRYMKRKLSYGKLQSPVRQWSTLLITKAIYLGMWIVIPLIFIDLPWWKILLGFFIMHYVAGVILSVIFQLAHMVEDAHMPLPDETGTMKNTWAIHQLFTTVNFSTKNRLMNWFSGGLNHQVEHHIFPHISHVHYTKISKIVKETAKEFNLPYHEYKTTRKALVAHFSHLREMGMKPAMTA, encoded by the coding sequence ATGGATACAACAACCATTAAATTTTCTCGCACAGACTCTGCTAAGTTCTTTAGAACTTTAAATAAACGTGTAAATTCTTACTTTAAAGATAACAACATTAAACGTACAGGTAATTGGAAACTCTACGTCAAAGCAATTTTTATGTTTGCTATTTACTTAGTCCCTTACTTTCTATTTCTTACGCTTGATATGCCTGGATGGTTACAATTACTCCTTACCATTTTAATGGGTGTTGGAATGGCTGGAATAGGTATGAATGTCATGCATGATGGGAATCACGGTTCTTTTTCTAGCAAAAAATGGGTCAATAAATTAATGGGTAGTAGTATTTATATTCTTGCTGGAAATGTATATAACTGGCAAGTACAACACAATGTACTCCACCATACCTATACTAATATTCACGGGCACGATGAAGATATGGAAGCTGGAAGAGTGCTACGTTTTTCTAAACATGGTAAGTGGCACTGGATGCACAAATTCCAGCATTATTATTCTATTTTCCTATACGGTCTTTTAACTTTTAACTGGGCACTCACGACAGATTTCTTCCAGATGAAAAGGTACATGAAACGTAAGTTATCCTACGGAAAATTACAAAGCCCTGTAAGACAATGGAGCACACTACTTATTACCAAAGCAATCTACTTAGGAATGTGGATTGTGATCCCACTTATTTTTATAGATCTTCCTTGGTGGAAAATACTTCTTGGCTTTTTTATAATGCACTACGTTGCTGGTGTTATCTTAAGTGTTATTTTTCAATTAGCACACATGGTAGAAGATGCACACATGCCATTGCCAGATGAGACAGGTACTATGAAAAACACTTGGGCAATACACCAATTATTTACTACTGTAAATTTTAGCACTAAAAATAGACTCATGAATTGGTTTTCTGGAGGGCTTAATCATCAGGTAGAGCATCATATTTTCCCACATATTAGTCATGTTCACTACACCAAAATTAGTAAGATAGTAAAAGAGACAGCCAAGGAATTTAACTTGCCTTACCATGAGTATAAAACTACTAGAAAGGCTCTTGTAGCTCATTTTAGTCACCTAAGAGAGATGGGGATGAAACCTGCGATGACTGCTTAA
- a CDS encoding pyridoxal phosphate-dependent aminotransferase: MNKLSTRVTEMATSATLAMAAKARELRGEGKDIIGLSLGEPDFNTPDFIKEAAKDAIDQNYNSYTPVDGYAELKDAIITKFKRDNNLSYKPSQIVVSTGAKQSLANIALVMLDPGDEVILPCPYWVSYSDIVKIAEGVPVEVPTSIETDFKMTPEQLEAAITPKTKMLWYSSPCNPSGSIYSKEELRALADVLVKYPNIVVVSDEIYEHINYVGAHASMAQFPDMYDRTVTVNGVSKAFAMTGWRVGYIGGPEYIARACNKMQGQITSGTNCIAQRAVITALEAPVSKIKYMIDEFKNRRKLILDLLSEIPGFKCNEPEGAFYVFPDVSEFFGKTFGGKKIENATDFSLYILEAANVATVTGAAFGEPDCIRISYAASTESIKEAIQRIKEAVS, encoded by the coding sequence ATGAACAAACTATCTACCCGCGTAACTGAAATGGCAACATCTGCAACCCTAGCTATGGCTGCAAAAGCAAGAGAATTAAGAGGAGAAGGTAAAGATATCATAGGCTTAAGTCTTGGTGAACCTGACTTTAATACTCCAGATTTTATTAAAGAGGCTGCTAAAGATGCTATAGATCAAAACTATAACTCGTACACTCCAGTAGATGGTTATGCAGAGCTTAAGGATGCTATTATTACAAAATTTAAACGTGACAATAACCTTTCCTATAAACCATCACAGATAGTAGTTTCTACAGGTGCTAAGCAATCGCTTGCAAATATTGCGCTTGTAATGCTCGATCCCGGTGACGAGGTGATACTTCCTTGTCCGTATTGGGTGAGCTATTCAGACATTGTAAAAATTGCAGAAGGCGTACCCGTAGAAGTACCTACTTCCATAGAGACAGACTTTAAAATGACACCAGAGCAGCTAGAAGCTGCCATCACCCCAAAGACAAAAATGCTTTGGTACTCCTCACCTTGTAATCCTTCTGGATCCATTTACAGCAAGGAGGAATTGAGGGCACTAGCAGATGTTCTTGTAAAGTATCCTAATATTGTTGTTGTAAGTGATGAGATATACGAGCATATCAATTATGTGGGAGCTCATGCTAGTATGGCACAATTTCCAGATATGTACGACCGTACAGTTACCGTAAATGGCGTTTCAAAAGCTTTTGCTATGACGGGATGGAGAGTAGGTTATATAGGCGGTCCAGAATATATTGCCCGAGCTTGTAATAAAATGCAAGGGCAAATTACAAGCGGTACTAACTGTATTGCACAACGCGCAGTAATTACAGCGCTAGAAGCTCCAGTAAGTAAAATCAAATACATGATAGATGAGTTTAAAAATAGGCGTAAGCTTATTTTAGACTTGCTTTCAGAGATCCCTGGTTTTAAATGCAATGAACCAGAAGGTGCTTTTTACGTATTCCCAGATGTTTCTGAGTTTTTTGGAAAAACATTTGGCGGTAAGAAAATTGAAAATGCAACAGACTTCTCACTGTATATACTAGAGGCTGCAAATGTAGCAACGGTGACTGGAGCTGCTTTTGGAGAGCCAGATTGTATCCGTATCTCATACGCCGCAAGTACAGAGAGTATCAAAGAAGCAATACAACGTATTAAAGAAGCTGTTTCTTAA
- a CDS encoding DUF885 domain-containing protein: MKFKYYTLLLAITFIACKSENTATTEKEVVNETSMEFNSMLDEYYEEGLKLNPLNATMSGDNRYNDKFPDVLSDEYKEELTAYYNRYRKAVMRFDDANLTDTEQMSKEVLLWDIDVNLEGMKFKKDLTPIDQMWSPHLMFGQLASGASAQPFKTLEDYRNWQLRVDEYLVWLNSAEENMRKGMEEGYVLPKSLIKKVIPQMDAMTTADVENHLFYTPVTNFPEGISEEDQEILRTDYKNMIEGKIIPAYTKLSNFLKDEYLAAGRDSSGYSDLPQGSEYYDYAIKYYTTTNMTADEIHQLGLSEVARIRKEMEKVKEQVGFKGDLKAFFDDVRTNKELMPYSTPEEIIANFEAMHETIKPQVDELFSVQPKTAFEVRRTEEFREKSASAEYNPGSLDGTRPGIFYTPIPDAKTYNVYSDESLFLHEAIPGHHFQISLTQESETLPQFRKTLWYSAYGEGWALYTESLGKELGLYTDPYQYFGTLGAEMHRAVRLVVDTGIHTKGWSREKAIAYCLENEAESEAGITSEIERYMAMPGQALSYKIGQLKIRELRERATQELGDKFDIREFHKEVLETGCIPLALLESKIDNWIASAK; the protein is encoded by the coding sequence ATGAAATTTAAATATTACACCTTACTTCTGGCAATAACATTCATTGCCTGTAAAAGTGAGAACACTGCTACGACCGAGAAGGAAGTAGTAAATGAAACGTCAATGGAATTTAATTCCATGCTTGATGAGTATTATGAGGAGGGGTTAAAATTAAATCCGCTTAATGCCACTATGTCTGGTGACAATCGCTATAACGATAAATTTCCAGATGTACTCTCAGATGAGTATAAGGAAGAGCTTACTGCCTATTACAATAGATATCGTAAGGCAGTGATGCGTTTTGATGATGCAAATCTCACGGATACGGAGCAAATGAGTAAAGAAGTATTACTCTGGGATATTGACGTGAATCTAGAGGGAATGAAGTTTAAAAAAGACCTCACTCCTATTGATCAAATGTGGTCCCCACATCTTATGTTTGGTCAGCTTGCAAGTGGTGCTAGTGCTCAACCTTTTAAAACGCTAGAGGATTACCGCAACTGGCAACTTCGAGTAGATGAGTATTTGGTATGGCTTAACAGTGCAGAAGAAAATATGCGCAAGGGAATGGAAGAAGGCTATGTGCTTCCTAAATCTCTTATTAAGAAGGTGATCCCTCAAATGGACGCAATGACTACAGCAGATGTAGAGAACCATTTATTCTACACACCTGTGACTAATTTTCCAGAAGGCATTTCTGAGGAGGACCAAGAAATACTACGCACGGATTATAAAAATATGATTGAAGGAAAAATCATCCCTGCCTACACGAAGTTGAGCAACTTTTTAAAAGATGAATACCTAGCGGCAGGTCGTGACAGTTCTGGATACAGTGATTTACCACAAGGATCTGAGTATTATGATTATGCAATTAAATACTATACCACTACAAACATGACTGCAGATGAGATTCATCAGCTTGGACTAAGTGAAGTGGCTCGCATTCGTAAAGAAATGGAAAAAGTAAAAGAACAAGTGGGCTTTAAAGGGGACTTAAAAGCATTTTTTGACGATGTACGTACAAATAAGGAATTGATGCCTTATAGCACTCCAGAAGAGATTATTGCCAACTTTGAGGCGATGCATGAAACTATCAAGCCTCAAGTAGATGAGCTATTTAGCGTACAGCCTAAAACGGCTTTTGAGGTAAGACGCACAGAAGAGTTTCGTGAAAAATCTGCAAGTGCAGAGTACAACCCAGGATCCTTAGACGGAACCCGTCCAGGTATATTTTACACGCCAATACCTGATGCTAAAACCTATAATGTATATTCAGATGAATCACTGTTTTTACACGAGGCGATACCAGGACACCACTTTCAAATATCGCTTACTCAAGAAAGTGAAACCTTACCGCAGTTTAGAAAAACACTTTGGTATAGCGCATACGGTGAAGGATGGGCTCTTTATACGGAATCTCTAGGGAAGGAACTTGGACTTTACACAGATCCATACCAATATTTTGGAACACTTGGCGCAGAGATGCACCGTGCCGTAAGATTAGTGGTAGATACGGGTATACACACTAAAGGGTGGTCCCGTGAAAAAGCTATTGCTTACTGCCTTGAAAATGAAGCCGAAAGTGAGGCAGGTATCACCTCAGAAATTGAGCGTTATATGGCCATGCCCGGACAAGCGCTCTCTTATAAAATAGGACAATTAAAAATACGAGAATTGCGTGAACGTGCTACCCAAGAACTGGGCGATAAATTTGACATTCGTGAGTTTCATAAAGAAGTATTAGAAACAGGGTGTATCCCACTTGCACTTTTAGAATCAAAAATTGATAATTGGATCGCTAGTGCAAAATAA